One genomic region from Apodemus sylvaticus chromosome 1, mApoSyl1.1, whole genome shotgun sequence encodes:
- the LOC127690116 gene encoding small nuclear ribonucleoprotein E-like has protein sequence MVKPVSLIFRYLQNRSQIQIWLYEQVNMWIEGCIVGFDEYMNLILDDAEEIHSKTKSRKQLGRSC, from the coding sequence ATGGTGAAGCCCGTCAGCCTTATCTTCAGATACTTGCAAAATAGATCTCAAATTCAGATATGGCTGTATGAACAAGTGAACATGTGGATAGAGGGTTGTATTGTTGGCTTTGATGAGTACATGAACCTCATATTAGATGATGCAGAAGAGATTCATTCTAAAACAAAGTCAAGAAAACAACTGGGCCGATCATGCTAA
- the LOC127689913 gene encoding olfactory receptor 10V1, whose protein sequence is MEAINKTSRVQFFFRPFSPDPGVQMVIFVTFLVMYLTSLSGNATIAVIVHINHSLHTPMYFFLANLAVLEIFYTSSIAPLALANLLSMGKTPVSITGCGTQMFFFVFLGGADCVLLAVMAYDRFVAICYPLRYTLIMSWSLCVEMMVGSLVLGFLLSLPLTILIFHLPFCHNNEIYHFYCDMPAVIRLACGDTHVHRTALYIISFIVLSIPLTLISISYVFIITAILRIRSAEGRHRAFSTCSSHIVVVLLQYGCTSFIYLSPSSSYSPEMGRMVSVVYTFITPILNPLIYSMRNKELKDALRKAMRKF, encoded by the coding sequence ATGGaagcaataaataaaacttcCAGGGTACAATTCTTCTTTCGTCCATTCTCGCCTGACCCTGGGGTGCAGATGGTGATTTTTGTGACCTTCTTAGTGATGTACCTGACCAGCCTCAGTGGAAATGCCACAATCGCTGTGATTGTCCATATTAACCACTCActccacacccccatgtactttttTCTAGCTAACTTGGCAGTTCTGGAAATCTTCTACACATCATCCATTGCACCACTGGCCTTGGCAAACCTTCTCTCTATGGGGAAAACTCCTGTTTCCATCACTGGTTGTGGTACCcagatgtttttctttgttttcttgggtgGAGCTGACTGTGTCCTGCTTGCAGTCATGGCTTATGACCGGTTTGTTGCAATCTGCTACCCTCTGAGATACACACTCATCATGAGCTGGTCCTTGTGTGTAGAGATGATGGTGGggtccctggtgctgggattccTGCTGTCACTGCCCCTAACTATTTTAATCTTCCATCTGCCATTCTGCCACAACAATGAGATCTACCACTTCTACTGTGACATGCCTGCAGTCATACGCCTGGCTTGTGGAGACACGCATGTTCATAGGACTGCCCTGTATATCATCAGCTTCATCGTCCTGAGCATCCCCCTAACTCTGATCTCTATCTCCTATGTCTTCATCATCACAGCCATTTTACGGATCCGGTCTGCTGAAGGGCGCCATCGAGCCTTCTCTACTTGCTCCTCTCACATTGTAGTGGTCCTCCTACAGTATGGCTGCAccagttttatatatttatcccCCAGTTCCAGCTACTCTCCTGAGATGGGCCGAATGGTGTCTGTGGTCTACACTTTTATCACCCCCATTTTAAACCCTTTGATCTATAGTATGAGGAACAAGGAACTTAAAGATGCTCTGAGGAAGGCAATGAGAAAGTTCTAG